Proteins encoded by one window of Mycolicibacterium cosmeticum:
- a CDS encoding ArsR/SmtB family transcription factor — protein sequence MKIVSTTADEHDHVSAPSADLPDREILDTAGDLLRALAAPVRIALVLQLRESARCVHELVDALQVPQPLVSQHLRILKAAGVVAGERSGREVMYRLVDEHLAEIVLAAVTHAGEDA from the coding sequence ATGAAAATCGTTTCCACTACTGCCGACGAGCACGACCATGTCAGCGCACCGTCGGCCGACCTGCCCGACCGCGAGATCCTGGACACCGCGGGCGACCTACTGCGCGCGCTGGCCGCGCCGGTGCGCATCGCGCTGGTGTTGCAGCTACGCGAATCCGCGCGCTGCGTGCACGAACTCGTCGACGCGCTGCAGGTGCCTCAGCCCCTGGTCAGCCAGCACCTGCGCATCCTCAAGGCCGCCGGGGTGGTCGCCGGTGAGCGCAGCGGCCGGGAGGTGATGTACCGCCTGGTCGACGAACACCTGGCCGAGATCGTGCTGGCCGCGGTCACCCACGCCGGGGAGGACGCATGA
- a CDS encoding SDR family oxidoreductase, with amino-acid sequence MTGTQVAGATVLVTGGQQGLGKAIVAALLDAGAAKVYSTSRRPGTPVDPRVVVIQADVTDDASVAELAKAAGDATIVVNNAGTLGGQSLLTDDLDDVRSVLETNLYGPLRVTRAFAPLLAGRGGTIVNVASVLSWLPGFGSYGVSKAALWSATNSLRLELEQQGTQVIGAYLGYTDTDMAADFDVPKNDPADVARQIVDGIIAGTPEVLADDLTRQVHAPLHPVA; translated from the coding sequence ATGACAGGAACTCAGGTGGCCGGCGCGACGGTCCTGGTAACCGGCGGACAGCAAGGTCTCGGCAAGGCAATCGTCGCCGCGTTGCTCGACGCCGGCGCCGCCAAGGTGTACTCGACCAGCCGCCGGCCGGGTACCCCGGTCGATCCGCGGGTGGTGGTGATCCAAGCCGATGTCACCGACGATGCATCGGTGGCCGAACTGGCCAAGGCGGCCGGTGACGCCACCATCGTGGTGAACAACGCGGGCACACTTGGCGGCCAGTCGCTGCTGACCGACGACCTCGACGACGTCCGATCCGTACTGGAAACCAATCTCTACGGGCCACTGCGGGTCACCCGGGCGTTCGCGCCCCTGCTGGCCGGCCGCGGCGGCACCATCGTCAACGTTGCATCGGTGCTGTCCTGGTTGCCCGGATTCGGGTCCTATGGCGTCTCCAAGGCCGCGCTGTGGTCGGCCACCAATTCGCTGCGCCTGGAACTGGAACAGCAAGGCACCCAGGTCATCGGCGCCTACCTCGGCTACACCGACACCGATATGGCAGCCGATTTCGATGTGCCCAAGAACGATCCGGCCGATGTCGCCCGCCAGATCGTGGACGGGATCATCGCCGGCACACCGGAAGTCCTGGCCGACGACCTCACCCGCCAGGTGCACGCTCCCCTGCACCCGGTCGCCTAG
- a CDS encoding alcohol dehydrogenase catalytic domain-containing protein, whose protein sequence is MATYKAFQVTGQRQFALVERDVVPPPPGQVRVRVHSCGVCHSDVLAVEGQRPDPQQPVVPGHEIVGVVDAVGDGVHAWAPGDRVGIGFLGGQCNECEFCRRGDFVNCLDQPTPGTSTDGGYAEVVYARATGLVRVPDGLAPNLAAPLLCAGVTTFNALRNAPATPGSLVGIQGLGGLGHLGVQYAKALGFRVAAIARGPEKADLAKQLGAEFYIDSAAEDPGAALTALGGAAAVVATAASGASMGPLVAGLRPRGQLVVVGAAFDPIALNTTDLIFGARSVVGSLTGSSIENEDNLAFSLANGIAPMIEVMPFEDAPQAYERMMSGKARFRVVLEIAGEQS, encoded by the coding sequence ATGGCTACCTACAAGGCTTTTCAGGTCACCGGCCAGCGGCAGTTCGCCCTCGTCGAACGCGACGTCGTGCCACCGCCACCCGGCCAGGTGCGGGTGCGGGTACACAGCTGCGGCGTCTGCCACAGCGACGTGCTGGCCGTCGAGGGCCAGCGACCCGATCCGCAGCAGCCGGTGGTGCCCGGCCACGAGATCGTCGGCGTCGTGGACGCCGTGGGTGACGGCGTTCACGCCTGGGCGCCCGGCGACCGGGTCGGGATCGGCTTCCTCGGCGGACAGTGCAACGAATGCGAGTTCTGTCGCCGCGGCGACTTCGTCAACTGCCTCGACCAGCCCACCCCCGGCACCAGTACCGACGGCGGCTATGCCGAAGTCGTCTATGCCCGGGCGACCGGGCTGGTGCGGGTGCCCGACGGGCTGGCACCCAATCTCGCCGCTCCCCTGCTGTGCGCGGGTGTCACGACCTTCAACGCACTGCGCAACGCGCCGGCCACCCCGGGCTCCCTGGTGGGCATCCAAGGCCTCGGCGGGCTCGGGCATCTCGGCGTGCAGTACGCCAAGGCACTGGGCTTCCGGGTCGCGGCGATCGCCCGCGGTCCCGAAAAAGCCGACCTGGCCAAACAATTGGGCGCCGAGTTCTACATCGACAGCGCCGCCGAGGATCCGGGCGCGGCGTTGACCGCGCTCGGCGGGGCGGCGGCCGTCGTGGCCACCGCCGCCAGTGGTGCATCGATGGGCCCGCTGGTGGCCGGCCTGCGCCCGCGCGGCCAGCTGGTGGTGGTCGGCGCCGCGTTCGACCCGATCGCCCTGAACACCACCGATCTCATCTTCGGCGCCCGCAGCGTCGTCGGCAGCCTCACCGGTTCCTCGATCGAGAACGAGGACAACCTGGCGTTCAGCCTCGCCAACGGCATCGCGCCGATGATCGAGGTGATGCCGTTCGAGGATGCTCCGCAGGCCTACGAACGGATGATGTCCGGTAAGGCCAGGTTCCGGGTGGTCCTGGAGATCGCGGGAGAGCAGTCGTGA
- a CDS encoding winged helix-turn-helix transcriptional regulator, which yields MRTASWLDDPCPIARTMSVLGQRWAVLIIREALLGRTRFSEFKQRLGVASDVLSARLSELVAAGILEVVDYQEPGDRTRSRYVLTEAGHDLVPVLAAIGQWGHTHLARPDSSAYRFVEADTGEAVGIGFRRRDGSTVPAPRVALVAPTD from the coding sequence ATGCGCACCGCTTCATGGCTCGACGATCCCTGCCCCATCGCCCGCACGATGTCCGTCCTGGGGCAGCGGTGGGCGGTGCTGATCATCCGTGAGGCGCTGCTGGGCCGCACCCGGTTCTCGGAGTTCAAGCAGCGCCTCGGCGTGGCCTCCGACGTGCTCAGTGCACGGCTCTCGGAGCTGGTCGCCGCCGGAATCCTGGAGGTGGTCGATTACCAGGAGCCCGGTGACCGCACCCGCAGTCGATATGTGCTTACCGAGGCCGGCCACGATCTGGTGCCGGTGTTGGCGGCCATCGGTCAGTGGGGCCACACCCACCTGGCCCGGCCGGACAGCAGCGCCTACCGGTTCGTGGAGGCCGACACCGGGGAGGCGGTGGGCATCGGCTTCCGCCGGCGCGACGGCAGCACGGTGCCCGCGCCGCGGGTCGCCCTGGTGGCGCCGACCGACTAG
- a CDS encoding EspA/EspE family type VII secretion system effector: MISVLTAFLATWDNARATLGTGTPVDGSRFDMGGRLEQFRDTVLGTAPGEQWTGSAAEAYTDRNQRLAGTIGRLAELDRRLGAEVGRRRDGGPARPRCGQTVGAVCRGHRAAERGG, translated from the coding sequence GTGATCAGCGTTTTGACGGCATTCCTCGCCACGTGGGACAACGCCCGCGCGACCCTGGGCACCGGGACACCGGTCGACGGGTCTCGGTTCGACATGGGGGGTCGGCTCGAGCAGTTCCGCGACACGGTGCTCGGCACGGCACCGGGGGAGCAGTGGACCGGTTCGGCCGCCGAGGCCTACACCGATCGCAACCAACGGTTGGCCGGGACCATCGGCCGGCTCGCCGAATTGGACCGCCGCCTCGGTGCCGAGGTCGGCCGACGTCGTGACGGCGGGCCGGCGCGACCTCGATGCGGTCAAACAGTGGGTGCTGTCTGCCGCGGCCACCGTGCCGCCGAACGCGGCGGGTGA
- a CDS encoding glycine--tRNA ligase yields the protein MASIIDTVANLAKRRGLVYQSGEIYGGTKSAWDYGPLGVELKENIKRQWWRSVVTGRDDVVGLDSAIILPRQVWVASGHVAVFNDPLVECLNCHKRHRQDHMQEAYAAKKGLDDPDAVPMTEIVCPDCGTKGQWTEPRDFNMMLKTYLGPIESEEGLHYLRPETAQGIFVNFANVVTTARKKPPFGIGQIGKSFRNEITPGNFIFRTREFEQMEMEFFVEPSTAPEWHKYWIDTRLQWYIDLGINPENLRLYEHPLEKLSHYSAGTTDIEYKFGFAGNPWGELEGIANRTNYDLSTHAEHSGVDLSFYDQGTDTRYVPYVIEPAAGLTRSLMAFLVDAYHEDEAPNAKGGVDKRTVLRLDPRLAPVKAAVLPLSRNADLSPKARDLATELRKSWNIEFDDAGAIGRRYRRQDEIGTPFCITVDFDSLEDQAVTIRERDAMTQERVAISEVSNYLAVRLKGA from the coding sequence GTGGCTTCCATCATCGACACCGTTGCGAACCTGGCGAAACGCCGTGGCCTGGTCTACCAATCGGGTGAGATCTACGGCGGCACCAAGTCGGCGTGGGACTACGGGCCACTGGGTGTCGAGCTGAAGGAGAACATCAAGCGGCAGTGGTGGCGGTCGGTGGTCACCGGTCGCGACGACGTCGTCGGCCTGGACAGCGCGATCATCCTGCCCCGCCAGGTGTGGGTGGCGTCGGGCCACGTGGCCGTCTTCAACGACCCGCTGGTGGAATGCCTGAACTGCCACAAGCGGCACCGGCAGGACCACATGCAGGAGGCCTACGCGGCCAAGAAGGGTCTGGACGACCCCGATGCCGTCCCGATGACCGAGATCGTCTGCCCCGACTGTGGCACCAAGGGGCAGTGGACCGAGCCGCGCGACTTCAACATGATGCTCAAGACCTATCTGGGCCCGATCGAGTCCGAGGAGGGTCTGCACTATCTGCGACCCGAGACCGCGCAAGGCATCTTCGTCAACTTCGCCAACGTGGTGACCACCGCGCGCAAGAAGCCGCCGTTCGGTATCGGTCAGATCGGCAAGAGCTTCCGCAACGAGATCACCCCGGGCAACTTCATCTTCCGCACTCGCGAGTTCGAGCAGATGGAGATGGAGTTCTTCGTCGAGCCGTCCACGGCGCCCGAGTGGCACAAGTACTGGATCGACACGCGGCTGCAGTGGTACATCGATCTCGGCATCAACCCCGAGAACCTGCGCCTCTACGAGCACCCGCTGGAGAAGCTCTCGCACTACAGCGCGGGCACCACCGATATCGAGTACAAGTTCGGATTCGCCGGCAACCCGTGGGGTGAGCTGGAGGGCATCGCCAACCGCACGAACTACGATTTGTCCACGCACGCAGAGCATTCCGGTGTCGACCTGTCGTTCTACGACCAGGGCACCGACACCCGTTACGTGCCGTACGTGATCGAGCCGGCGGCCGGCCTGACCCGCTCGCTGATGGCGTTCCTGGTGGACGCCTACCACGAGGACGAGGCGCCCAACGCCAAGGGCGGTGTGGACAAGCGCACCGTGCTGCGGCTGGATCCTCGGCTGGCCCCGGTCAAGGCGGCTGTACTTCCGTTGTCGCGCAACGCCGATCTGTCGCCGAAAGCGCGTGACCTGGCCACCGAACTGCGCAAGTCGTGGAATATCGAATTCGACGACGCCGGCGCGATCGGCCGGCGCTACCGGCGCCAGGACGAGATCGGCACACCGTTCTGCATCACGGTGGACTTCGACTCGCTGGAGGACCAGGCGGTCACCATCCGCGAGCGCGACGCGATGACCCAGGAGCGGGTGGCCATCTCCGAGGTGTCGAACTACCTGGCGGTCCGGCTCAAGGGCGCCTGA